The following proteins are co-located in the Spirosoma montaniterrae genome:
- a CDS encoding beta strand repeat-containing protein, with translation MDKQRILTLSTALLAFVISAQAQNNTSVVSQTGTMQSSTVVQTGNASQSTILQLTGAASTPNTGNVARTTQIAGAATVGDVNQAFVRQIDGSDYNEANISQTAGSNNIATIEQTGNASFRSGGTQLRGSNPTTPSSANAGNYAAISQAGAGNDQTSIFQNAGADGTSQANYARIRQVGDANLGTVIEQNNLSLGNTATIDQGVSNSAATGNNAVVVQSDNSQLNQATVVQEGADKIAEVLQSAISDNNQASVTQLGVDGIAIVYQVNNSSYNQATVVQTDMAGSGNQGTVNQTNQSSYNRANIEQAGSSSGALINQNEQSANNDALIRQGVGGQNNSAVITQTYAYDGASAGASTASGSGNSATISQNQTTNSSVGNTAEIQQGFTGGLSTITGLSVVSDNNAASISQENDVNAANLLQGGIGNTATATQNGFSTLQGVTPDPVLPNPALQIGNNNVMTVIQTGSAGNPNVANISQIGNGNTATVGQTVPTP, from the coding sequence ATGGATAAACAAAGAATACTGACCCTGAGCACAGCCTTGCTGGCGTTCGTTATCAGCGCACAGGCCCAAAACAACACGTCGGTGGTGAGCCAGACCGGCACCATGCAGTCGAGTACGGTAGTGCAGACGGGCAATGCCAGCCAGTCCACAATTCTCCAGTTGACCGGCGCAGCTTCCACGCCCAACACGGGCAACGTGGCCCGTACCACGCAAATTGCCGGTGCAGCCACCGTGGGCGATGTGAATCAGGCGTTCGTTCGCCAGATAGATGGCTCGGACTACAATGAAGCCAACATCAGCCAGACGGCGGGTTCCAATAACATTGCAACCATCGAGCAAACGGGCAATGCCAGCTTCCGCAGTGGAGGAACGCAACTGCGCGGCAGCAATCCAACAACGCCCTCATCGGCCAATGCGGGCAACTATGCCGCTATTAGCCAGGCAGGAGCGGGTAACGATCAGACGTCTATTTTTCAGAACGCCGGAGCCGATGGCACGAGTCAGGCCAACTATGCCCGCATTCGGCAGGTAGGCGATGCCAACTTAGGTACGGTTATCGAGCAGAATAATCTCTCGTTGGGCAACACCGCCACCATTGACCAGGGCGTGAGTAACAGCGCGGCCACGGGCAATAATGCTGTAGTGGTGCAATCAGATAACAGCCAGTTGAACCAGGCGACTGTGGTGCAGGAAGGAGCCGATAAGATCGCCGAAGTACTACAGTCGGCCATCAGTGACAACAACCAAGCCAGCGTGACCCAGTTGGGTGTGGATGGAATAGCGATAGTATATCAGGTCAACAATTCGTCCTACAATCAAGCGACGGTGGTACAAACCGACATGGCAGGCAGCGGCAACCAGGGCACGGTGAACCAGACCAATCAGAGTAGCTACAACCGGGCCAATATAGAGCAGGCCGGTAGCAGCAGCGGAGCACTGATTAACCAGAACGAACAATCGGCAAACAACGACGCCCTGATTCGGCAAGGGGTGGGCGGCCAGAATAATTCGGCAGTGATTACGCAGACGTATGCCTACGATGGAGCCAGCGCAGGGGCCAGTACGGCATCAGGCAGCGGCAATAGTGCCACCATCAGTCAGAACCAGACTACGAACAGTAGCGTGGGCAACACCGCCGAGATTCAGCAGGGCTTTACGGGCGGCCTCTCAACGATCACGGGTCTGTCCGTCGTGTCGGATAATAACGCAGCCAGTATCAGCCAGGAAAATGACGTTAACGCGGCCAACCTGTTGCAGGGGGGTATTGGTAACACAGCCACCGCCACTCAGAACGGATTCAGCACCTTGCAGGGAGTTACCCCCGACCCAGTATTGCCAAATCCAGCTTTACAGATTGGTAACAACAATGTAATGACCGTGATTCAGACGGGCAGTGCGGGCAACCCGAACGTGGCAAACATCAGCCAGATCGGTAACGGCAATACAGCTACGGTTGGTCAGACCGTGCCAACGCCTTAA
- a CDS encoding endonuclease/exonuclease/phosphatase family protein: protein MGKLLPKAISLWAWSLLLLWASGAWAQSVSLTGATYSESFNTLATSGTANTSLPTGWTLVETGTNANGQYRVGTGSNNAGDTYSFGLDGNNERAFGGLRSGSLVPLIGASFTNNTGGIITSITINYTGEQWRLGTASRGAADRLDFQYSLNATSLSAGTYTDVDALDFITPNLAGTVGARDGNDAANRTAVSNTITGLSIQPGATFWIRFTDFDVTNSDDGLSVDDFSLTTNGTTPEPVATITATPNPVNLNYVAGSGPASQTVTVNASNLSTASGNVTVTSSNTAVTLSTDGNTFVGSVTLPYSNSTLTNATLTARLVAGLTAGPYSATLTFAGGGASTTIAVAGTVSNPPATTVRIREIQGNGHISPVAGQSVTGVTGIVTVRRNNGFWMQDPNPDSDDNTSEGIFVFTSSAPTVVVGDGVLVSGTVQEFRANSNNLSLTQLTSPVITVTSSGNTLPAPTVISSQAGTGVRVIPTNSISNDYPASGDVELSTFDPAEDGLDFFETLEGMRVQINSPVTSGFRSTFGELFVIADGGAGATGFNSRKTITISGTNTTNITAAISNSDFNPERIQIDDVLYGTGNTPNVNPGSTLSTIIGVVNYDFQSYEVLPSVAPTVVTPSTNQKEITALTPTTNQVTIASFNVENLGGNEDQAKFDGLAAAIVTNLRSPDIIGLEEIQDNNGATNDGTVAADVTLSRLIQAIAAQNGGTGPVYEFRQINPVNGQDGGEPGGNIRVGFLFNPARVQFVDRPGGGSTTNTTVSNVGGLPRISASPGRILDPNPAETDSYPGDDFTSTRKPLVGEFTFNGQPIYVIVNHFSSRGGSGPLTGRFQPPAQGDQERREEQGKVVNAFVDQLLAVNPNTNVVVLGDFNEFQFFPALQYLTGNVNAETPVLTNLIETLPVAERYTYIFDGNAQALDYILASNAMNSKLDAFDAVHINAEFLDQLSDHDPSVARFTIPPSLSATLAASATGVCVGSPVNFSITVGGLANAETYSYTISNGTNNTSATGISATAVQTSLTPTVAGSYTLTVLSSPSASASAVSGNVALNTTPTASLTASSLTFCAGNTLTLTAGGGTSYTFSSGASQIGGSSGNTATVSQSGTYSVIVANASGCTATASLSVSVTPATSITAQPASASTVCVGGVVSVSVGAAGQNLSYQWYKNSQILSGQTNAVLSLSNVQTGDNGSYYVVVTGSCGSPQTSNLFTLTVNPRPAAPALSGVSRQVNSSATPISLTQFVVATGNALSFSGVNGLLNPPTANISTSGFQNFSVTQTDGNSCVSAATPFSLTVLQSTTATQPGDQTVCRGTTVVLSVSAVGTNLRYQWFRNGTTAAFRLIDINGVQRGTQTASLTLVNAQTTGNYYCQITGTTGTVIVGPIRATVNTNCSGRLPAPEAGTGLLIDVAPNPLIDGQLRAVIRGVAGQRLRIQATNLSGQVLRQQQWEQADAEHTIDWNWQARPAGTYLLQVATDEQMKTIKLIKP from the coding sequence ATGGGCAAACTTTTACCAAAAGCCATCTCGCTCTGGGCATGGTCTCTTCTACTTTTATGGGCATCAGGTGCCTGGGCGCAGTCGGTATCACTTACCGGGGCCACCTACAGCGAATCGTTTAACACACTGGCTACATCGGGGACAGCGAATACCAGTTTGCCTACCGGCTGGACGCTGGTTGAAACGGGTACCAATGCCAATGGGCAATACCGGGTCGGCACGGGTAGCAACAATGCTGGCGATACTTACAGCTTTGGGTTAGACGGCAACAATGAACGTGCGTTTGGTGGGTTACGAAGCGGCAGTCTTGTTCCCCTAATCGGAGCTTCATTTACAAACAACACAGGGGGTATCATAACCTCTATTACCATCAACTATACCGGTGAGCAATGGCGGCTTGGTACAGCAAGCCGGGGGGCTGCCGACCGGCTGGATTTTCAGTACAGCCTGAATGCTACCTCCCTGTCGGCGGGAACATACACGGATGTTGACGCTTTAGACTTTATAACACCTAATCTAGCGGGAACGGTGGGAGCCAGAGATGGCAACGATGCGGCCAACCGAACCGCTGTTTCCAATACAATTACGGGTTTATCGATACAGCCGGGAGCTACGTTCTGGATTCGGTTCACCGATTTTGACGTAACTAATTCCGACGATGGGCTGTCTGTCGATGATTTTTCATTGACCACCAATGGCACAACCCCTGAGCCGGTTGCTACGATCACCGCTACGCCTAATCCCGTAAACCTGAACTACGTAGCTGGTAGCGGCCCGGCTTCGCAAACCGTGACAGTGAACGCCAGCAATTTGTCGACGGCATCGGGCAACGTAACCGTTACTTCGTCGAACACCGCCGTAACACTCTCGACCGATGGCAATACGTTCGTTGGCTCGGTAACGCTGCCATACAGCAACAGTACGCTCACCAATGCCACACTAACCGCCCGGCTGGTAGCAGGTCTGACTGCCGGACCGTATTCTGCCACGCTGACTTTCGCTGGGGGTGGAGCTTCTACCACCATAGCCGTGGCCGGTACGGTGAGCAATCCGCCAGCCACCACTGTTCGCATCCGCGAAATTCAGGGAAATGGGCATATTTCGCCAGTAGCCGGGCAATCGGTGACGGGTGTAACGGGTATTGTAACGGTGCGACGGAATAACGGCTTCTGGATGCAGGACCCTAATCCCGACAGCGACGATAACACATCGGAAGGTATTTTCGTCTTCACCAGTTCTGCTCCAACCGTGGTCGTGGGCGATGGCGTATTGGTAAGCGGAACCGTGCAGGAGTTTAGAGCGAATAGCAACAACCTGAGTCTCACGCAACTTACCAGTCCGGTCATTACTGTAACGTCGAGCGGCAATACATTACCTGCGCCCACGGTCATCAGTTCGCAGGCCGGAACGGGGGTGCGGGTAATTCCGACGAATAGCATCTCGAACGACTACCCGGCCAGTGGCGACGTCGAGTTGTCGACCTTCGACCCGGCAGAAGACGGGCTGGATTTCTTCGAGACACTCGAAGGAATGCGGGTGCAGATCAACTCGCCAGTCACATCGGGCTTCCGTAGTACTTTCGGTGAATTGTTCGTCATCGCCGACGGGGGCGCAGGAGCCACCGGCTTCAACAGCCGTAAAACCATCACCATCAGCGGTACGAATACCACCAACATTACCGCTGCCATTTCCAACAGCGATTTCAACCCCGAGCGTATCCAGATCGACGACGTGCTGTACGGCACGGGCAATACGCCAAACGTAAACCCTGGTTCGACGCTCAGCACCATTATCGGCGTAGTGAACTACGATTTCCAGAGTTATGAAGTGCTGCCCTCGGTGGCCCCAACGGTAGTAACGCCCAGCACAAATCAGAAGGAAATTACTGCCTTAACACCAACAACCAATCAGGTTACGATTGCTTCGTTCAACGTCGAAAATCTGGGTGGCAACGAAGATCAGGCCAAGTTTGATGGGCTGGCCGCAGCCATTGTCACAAACCTGCGTTCGCCTGACATTATCGGCCTGGAAGAAATTCAGGACAACAATGGAGCCACCAACGACGGTACGGTTGCCGCCGACGTAACGCTGAGCCGACTCATTCAGGCTATTGCAGCGCAAAACGGAGGAACAGGCCCTGTATATGAATTTCGGCAGATCAACCCCGTGAACGGGCAGGATGGTGGCGAACCAGGCGGTAACATCCGGGTTGGTTTCCTGTTCAATCCGGCTCGCGTGCAGTTTGTCGACCGTCCGGGGGGCGGCTCAACCACAAACACCACCGTTAGCAACGTAGGCGGTTTGCCGCGTATTTCGGCCAGTCCCGGTCGTATTCTTGACCCCAACCCGGCAGAAACAGACTCCTATCCGGGTGATGACTTTACCTCGACACGCAAGCCGTTAGTGGGCGAATTTACTTTCAATGGGCAACCCATTTACGTGATTGTCAATCACTTCTCGTCGCGGGGTGGTAGTGGGCCGCTGACCGGGCGTTTTCAGCCACCGGCTCAGGGCGATCAGGAACGGCGCGAAGAGCAGGGTAAAGTGGTCAATGCCTTTGTCGATCAGTTGCTGGCCGTGAACCCGAATACGAACGTAGTCGTTTTGGGCGACTTCAACGAATTCCAGTTCTTCCCGGCGCTGCAATACCTGACGGGCAACGTCAACGCCGAAACGCCCGTGCTGACCAACCTCATCGAGACGCTGCCGGTTGCGGAGCGGTACACCTATATTTTCGACGGTAACGCGCAGGCACTCGACTACATTCTGGCGAGTAATGCCATGAACAGCAAACTCGATGCGTTTGATGCGGTACATATCAACGCTGAGTTCCTCGATCAGTTGAGCGACCACGACCCCAGTGTGGCCCGGTTCACGATTCCGCCTTCGCTGTCGGCAACGCTTGCAGCCAGTGCCACGGGCGTGTGTGTGGGTAGCCCGGTCAATTTCTCGATAACCGTCGGTGGATTAGCCAATGCCGAAACCTATAGCTACACCATCAGCAACGGTACGAATAACACCAGCGCAACGGGTATCTCGGCTACGGCGGTACAAACCAGCCTGACGCCTACCGTAGCGGGTTCATATACGCTAACCGTACTGAGTTCGCCCAGTGCGAGTGCGTCGGCAGTGAGCGGTAACGTAGCGTTGAATACAACGCCCACAGCCTCGCTGACGGCCAGTAGTTTGACCTTCTGCGCCGGTAACACACTGACGCTTACCGCCGGTGGGGGTACATCCTACACCTTCAGCAGTGGGGCCAGCCAGATTGGGGGCAGTAGTGGTAATACCGCTACGGTGAGCCAGAGCGGTACGTATTCGGTGATCGTGGCAAACGCCAGCGGCTGTACGGCCACGGCCAGCCTATCGGTAAGTGTAACGCCCGCTACCAGCATCACGGCTCAGCCCGCATCGGCCAGCACGGTCTGCGTGGGCGGAGTAGTCAGTGTCAGTGTTGGAGCGGCAGGGCAGAACCTCTCGTACCAATGGTATAAAAATAGCCAGATTCTAAGTGGGCAAACGAATGCTGTGCTGAGCCTGAGCAACGTGCAGACGGGGGATAATGGCAGTTACTATGTGGTCGTGACAGGCAGTTGCGGTAGTCCTCAGACCAGTAACCTGTTCACCCTGACAGTTAATCCACGCCCGGCAGCACCGGCTTTATCGGGTGTGAGTCGGCAGGTCAACAGCAGTGCCACGCCAATCTCGCTGACGCAGTTTGTGGTAGCAACGGGCAACGCCTTAAGCTTTTCTGGAGTAAATGGGCTGCTGAATCCGCCAACAGCCAACATCAGCACGAGTGGTTTTCAGAACTTCTCAGTAACGCAAACGGACGGCAATAGCTGCGTGAGCGCGGCTACGCCCTTCAGCCTGACGGTATTGCAAAGTACCACGGCTACCCAGCCCGGCGATCAGACCGTATGCCGGGGTACAACGGTTGTGCTGAGCGTATCGGCGGTGGGTACGAACCTGCGTTACCAGTGGTTCCGCAATGGTACTACGGCAGCTTTCCGGTTAATTGACATCAACGGCGTGCAGCGCGGTACACAAACGGCCAGCCTCACATTGGTAAACGCGCAGACGACTGGTAATTATTACTGCCAGATTACAGGAACGACCGGCACGGTTATCGTTGGACCAATTCGGGCGACAGTCAACACCAACTGTTCGGGTCGGCTGCCGGCTCCCGAAGCAGGTACGGGTCTTTTGATAGACGTAGCTCCCAACCCATTGATTGACGGTCAGTTGCGGGCAGTGATTCGGGGCGTGGCCGGGCAGCGGCTCCGCATACAGGCTACCAACCTGAGCGGGCAGGTACTTCGTCAGCAACAGTGGGAGCAGGCCGACGCCGAACATACCATTGACTGGAACTGGCAGGCAAGACCAGCCGGAACGTACCTCCTGCAGGTAGCTACCGACGAGCAGATGAAGACCATCAAGTTAATAAAACCATAA
- a CDS encoding MarR family winged helix-turn-helix transcriptional regulator, giving the protein MSKNKPDSIIQQFRTVSRQYSDASIFMHEAIARKAGLTGSDHKYLGLIIQHKELSAGELAKITGLTTGAVTGLIDRLEKKKLVKRHFTEADRRKVMIVPNEENTMKLLQPLFHDLQQRTSALIASFSLTEIRAIERYFVEATLVMKEVTDTINNK; this is encoded by the coding sequence ATGAGTAAAAACAAACCTGATAGTATTATCCAACAGTTCAGGACTGTAAGTCGGCAATATTCGGATGCCTCAATATTTATGCATGAAGCAATCGCCCGCAAAGCAGGGCTAACAGGCTCTGACCATAAATATTTGGGGCTTATTATACAACACAAAGAACTTTCAGCGGGCGAACTGGCAAAAATTACCGGCCTAACAACAGGTGCAGTAACCGGTTTAATTGATCGCCTGGAAAAAAAGAAATTAGTTAAAAGGCACTTTACGGAGGCCGACAGACGCAAAGTGATGATAGTGCCCAATGAAGAGAACACCATGAAATTATTACAACCGCTCTTCCACGACCTGCAACAAAGAACATCAGCCCTTATTGCGTCTTTCTCATTAACAGAAATACGAGCTATTGAGCGGTATTTTGTTGAAGCAACTTTAGTAATGAAAGAGGTGACTGATACTATAAATAACAAGTAA
- a CDS encoding rhodanese-like domain-containing protein: MTRTAYTDISLNELETLRQQPGTAVVDVRDVWEYDEFNLGGINLPLSDIRARRHELLPYQTLIMVCTNGTRSRIAAKDLRRQPEFDSKTIYHLQGGLIEDVT, encoded by the coding sequence GTGACACGTACCGCCTACACAGATATCTCCCTCAACGAACTGGAAACGCTGCGCCAACAGCCCGGCACTGCCGTGGTCGACGTGCGCGACGTTTGGGAATATGATGAGTTTAACCTCGGTGGCATCAACCTGCCTCTATCCGACATTCGCGCCCGCCGACACGAACTTCTCCCCTACCAAACCCTCATTATGGTTTGTACCAACGGCACCCGCAGCCGCATTGCCGCCAAAGACCTGCGCCGTCAGCCTGAATTTGATAGCAAAACCATCTACCACTTACAAGGCGGCCTTATTGAAGATGTTACGTAA
- a CDS encoding bestrophin family protein: MILYKNKNWLSALYYFHTGPTAKSLVRRLLIVVVYVTFITIVELNYFDLKLKETPTSFLQAMGILLSLLLIFRTNTAYDRFYEGRIAWGTLVNNCRNLAIFFNAVLPVDDRENREFFAKAISNFPFALKNHLRDNRDITELEEAGKGSLQELISFDHKPAAVANQLWVRTEELYRQGKFSESQHINLNQHLTTLMDVCGICERIRSTPIPFSYSLFIRLFIMMYVFVLPFTVIEVYGYMTIPAVIAASYILVGLEMIGVEIEDPFNLDRNDLPLNQLSQLIRVNAHDILQMYLPHVDKEAARPGFTVVT; this comes from the coding sequence ATGATTCTTTACAAGAATAAAAACTGGCTGTCAGCCCTTTACTATTTCCATACCGGCCCCACGGCCAAATCATTGGTTCGGCGACTGCTTATCGTGGTGGTGTACGTCACGTTTATCACGATTGTCGAGCTAAATTACTTTGACCTGAAGCTGAAAGAAACACCCACGTCGTTTTTGCAGGCAATGGGTATTCTGCTCAGCTTACTGCTGATTTTTCGTACCAATACGGCTTACGACCGTTTTTATGAAGGCCGCATTGCCTGGGGAACGCTCGTCAATAATTGCCGTAATCTGGCTATTTTCTTCAACGCCGTGCTACCTGTCGATGATCGGGAGAATCGCGAATTTTTTGCCAAAGCCATCTCCAACTTTCCGTTCGCCCTCAAAAACCACCTGCGCGACAATCGGGACATAACGGAACTGGAAGAAGCCGGAAAAGGCTCTCTTCAGGAGTTGATAAGTTTCGACCACAAGCCGGCTGCTGTGGCGAATCAGCTTTGGGTACGCACCGAAGAACTCTACCGGCAGGGTAAATTCTCGGAGTCGCAGCATATTAACCTCAATCAGCACCTGACTACCCTGATGGACGTTTGCGGCATCTGCGAACGCATCCGAAGTACGCCCATTCCGTTTTCGTACAGCCTGTTTATCCGGCTGTTTATTATGATGTACGTGTTCGTGCTGCCCTTTACCGTGATCGAAGTGTACGGCTACATGACCATTCCGGCAGTTATTGCCGCTTCTTATATTCTGGTAGGCCTGGAAATGATTGGCGTAGAAATCGAAGACCCGTTCAATTTAGATCGTAACGATTTACCGCTGAATCAGTTGAGTCAACTAATCCGGGTCAATGCCCACGATATACTGCAAATGTATCTGCCACATGTAGATAAAGAAGCGGCCCGGCCCGGCTTCACCGTGGTTACGTAA
- the dapF gene encoding diaminopimelate epimerase, translated as MNFSKYQGTGNDFILIDDRAKTFPAHDQPLIERLCHRRFGIGADGLILLQTDADYDFRMVYFNADGAEGSMCGNGGRCIVRFAHDLGLFESETRFIAVDGEHTAVVCEDDIFLKMADVSGIEDRDGLTFLNTGSPHVVQFVDDLESLDVVADGRAIRYDSRFQPGGTNVNFVQVIDDNTLFVRTYERGVEDETYSCGTGVTAVALVAHQQRSMSDPVFIRTLGGNLRISFSPQPNSRFESIYLIGPARRVFVGSITL; from the coding sequence ATGAATTTCTCAAAATACCAGGGTACCGGTAACGACTTCATTTTGATCGACGACCGGGCGAAAACGTTTCCGGCTCACGATCAGCCACTAATCGAGCGGTTGTGTCATCGGCGATTTGGCATTGGAGCCGATGGGTTGATTCTGTTGCAGACCGATGCCGACTATGACTTCAGAATGGTGTATTTCAACGCCGACGGAGCCGAAGGCAGCATGTGCGGCAATGGCGGTCGGTGCATTGTTCGGTTTGCGCACGATTTGGGCCTGTTCGAGTCTGAAACGCGGTTCATCGCCGTCGATGGCGAACATACGGCGGTAGTATGTGAAGACGATATTTTCCTGAAGATGGCCGACGTATCGGGCATCGAAGACCGCGACGGGCTGACGTTTCTGAACACCGGTTCGCCCCACGTAGTACAGTTTGTCGATGACCTCGAATCGCTCGACGTGGTGGCCGATGGTCGCGCCATTCGCTACGACAGCCGGTTTCAACCCGGAGGAACAAACGTAAATTTTGTGCAGGTAATTGACGACAACACGCTGTTTGTCAGAACCTATGAGCGGGGCGTTGAAGATGAGACCTATTCGTGCGGCACGGGCGTAACGGCGGTGGCGTTGGTGGCGCATCAGCAGCGCAGCATGTCTGACCCGGTATTTATCCGAACCCTCGGCGGCAACCTGCGTATATCATTCAGCCCGCAGCCTAACAGCCGTTTTGAGAGTATCTATCTGATTGGCCCGGCCCGGCGCGTTTTTGTTGGAAGCATAACTCTTTAG
- the rplS gene encoding 50S ribosomal protein L19, producing the protein MSELIKLVEADNAQRRAELPTFRAGDTVNVHVKIREGNKERIQVFTGTVIQRRNPSSGGETFTVRKVSNGVGVERIFPVLSPNIDKIEVVRMGKVRRARLFFLRGRQGKAARLKERKPKPVAAA; encoded by the coding sequence ATGAGCGAGTTAATCAAATTAGTGGAGGCAGACAACGCGCAGCGTCGCGCCGAGTTGCCCACGTTCCGGGCGGGCGATACGGTGAACGTACACGTCAAAATCCGCGAAGGTAATAAGGAACGGATTCAGGTATTTACGGGTACGGTGATTCAACGCCGGAATCCAAGCAGCGGTGGTGAAACCTTTACCGTCCGGAAAGTATCGAACGGCGTCGGTGTAGAGCGTATCTTCCCGGTTCTGTCGCCCAATATCGACAAAATTGAAGTCGTTCGTATGGGTAAAGTACGTCGGGCACGGTTATTCTTCCTGCGTGGTCGTCAGGGTAAAGCGGCTCGTCTGAAAGAGCGCAAACCCAAGCCAGTTGCAGCGGCTTAA
- a CDS encoding NAD(P)H-hydrate dehydratase, producing MKILNVDQIRALDQATVQHEPIAPINLMERAALSFVNWFADQFPHSSPTKIFCGLGNNGGDGLAIARLLLEREYPVEVFVVRHAPRESDDFMHNHRRLKLVTDKIRYIEQVQDIPTLRHNEIVIDAILGSGASRPAEGIVKTTIEAINRAPATVVSVDIASGLYADKPNEPGDIIIEPDYTLTFQLPKLALLLPKNGRYVGEWHMLDIQLHKRFIDQAPTPYYFTQPHEARLLLRKRDRFSNKGTFGHALLLAGSYGKMGAAVLSARACLRAGVGLLTVQVPRCGYDILQIAVPEAMCRPDTHETVLTGQTAVDGPEPAAYTTVGIGPGLGKAPETLAMLRTLLPTLAKPIVVDADALNLLAENRDLLKKLPPNSILTPHPKEFERLTQAWANDYEKLDLLRDFAQKNRVVVVLKGAYSAVATPNGEVHFNATGNPGLSTGGTGDVLTGILMALLAQGYDAVEAAVLGVYAHGLAGDRVAEQRGPIGMTASDVIDALRWH from the coding sequence ATGAAAATTCTAAACGTTGATCAAATCCGCGCCCTCGACCAAGCTACTGTCCAACACGAACCCATCGCTCCTATCAACCTGATGGAACGGGCGGCCCTCTCCTTCGTCAACTGGTTCGCCGACCAATTTCCCCATAGCAGCCCTACCAAAATTTTTTGTGGCTTAGGCAACAATGGCGGTGATGGACTGGCGATTGCCCGGCTGCTGCTCGAACGCGAATACCCGGTTGAGGTGTTCGTGGTGCGTCACGCCCCCCGCGAATCCGACGATTTTATGCACAATCACCGGCGGCTGAAACTCGTTACCGACAAGATTAGGTATATCGAACAGGTTCAGGACATTCCGACGTTGCGGCACAACGAAATCGTTATCGACGCCATCCTTGGATCGGGGGCGTCGCGTCCGGCAGAAGGTATTGTAAAAACAACCATCGAAGCCATCAATCGCGCCCCGGCCACGGTGGTATCGGTCGACATTGCCAGCGGCCTCTATGCCGATAAGCCCAACGAACCGGGCGATATAATTATCGAACCCGATTACACGCTGACGTTTCAGTTGCCCAAACTCGCGCTGCTGTTGCCCAAAAATGGCCGTTACGTAGGCGAGTGGCACATGCTCGATATTCAGCTTCACAAACGATTCATCGATCAGGCTCCTACACCCTATTATTTCACCCAACCCCACGAAGCCCGGCTGCTGCTACGAAAACGCGACCGGTTTTCCAACAAAGGTACGTTCGGACACGCGCTCCTGCTGGCGGGCAGTTACGGAAAAATGGGCGCAGCCGTATTGTCGGCGCGGGCGTGTCTGCGGGCGGGCGTTGGCCTGCTGACGGTGCAGGTGCCCCGCTGCGGCTATGACATACTCCAGATCGCTGTACCCGAAGCGATGTGCCGCCCCGATACGCACGAAACCGTATTGACCGGCCAAACGGCTGTCGATGGTCCCGAACCGGCAGCTTATACGACGGTAGGCATAGGGCCGGGGCTGGGCAAAGCACCCGAAACGCTGGCGATGCTCCGAACGTTGCTGCCTACCCTCGCAAAGCCGATTGTTGTCGATGCCGACGCGCTCAACCTGCTCGCCGAAAACCGGGATTTATTGAAAAAGCTGCCGCCCAACAGCATTCTGACGCCCCACCCCAAAGAGTTTGAGCGGCTCACGCAGGCATGGGCCAATGACTATGAAAAGTTAGATTTATTACGCGATTTCGCACAAAAAAATCGAGTGGTGGTGGTGCTGAAGGGAGCTTACTCTGCCGTAGCGACGCCCAACGGAGAGGTGCATTTCAACGCAACCGGTAATCCTGGGCTGAGTACGGGCGGCACTGGCGACGTGCTGACGGGCATTCTGATGGCGTTGCTGGCGCAGGGCTACGACGCTGTGGAAGCGGCTGTGCTGGGTGTGTACGCGCACGGGTTGGCAGGAGACCGTGTGGCCGAGCAACGTGGCCCCATCGGTATGACCGCTTCCGACGTCATCGACGCCCTACGGTGGCACTAA